The following proteins come from a genomic window of Panicum hallii strain FIL2 chromosome 8, PHallii_v3.1, whole genome shotgun sequence:
- the LOC112903737 gene encoding uncharacterized protein LOC112903737: MAAKAGVLLVLAALISCHALTGNAQQIGGTCHLSDIKVSQEKTGKVVQGQPEYRVTFENLCECPQDYVDVRCNRLPSVEPIDSKQIKVMDELCMLATTLFKGSNISFTYAWKTPQDFTVVKATSRCGEGMGRRV, translated from the coding sequence ATGGCTGCCAAGGCCGGTGTCCTGCTTGTCCTCGCCGCCCTAATCTCCTGCCATGCTCTCACGGGCAACGCGCAGCAGATAGGTGGCACCTGTCACCTGTCGGACATCAAGGTCTCGCAGGAGAAGACGGGGAAGGTCGTGCAGGGGCAGCCGGAGTACCGGGTGACCTTCGAGAACCTGTGCGAGTGCCCGCAGGACTACGTCGACGTGCGCTGCAACCGCCTGCCCAGCGTCGAGCCCATCGACAGCAAGCAGATCAAGGTGATGGATGAGCTCTGCATGCTCGCCACGACCCTGTTCAAGGGGTCCAACATCTCCTTCACCTACGCTTGGAAGACGCCGCAGGACTTCACCGTTGTCAAAGCAACTTCGCGGTGCGGCGAGGGGATGGGTCGAAGGGTCTAG